A window of Verrucomicrobiia bacterium genomic DNA:
TATGAGGTGGTATCTATTCTTTATAGTCATTGCAGCCGCGTCATTATTGGTGTTTTGGCGATTAGAGGCATATAAAAAGGTTAATGCTCATCAGGTAGTTCGAACTCGGTCTGACTTGGTGGTTGTCGAAGATGCGATTAAGCTACTCGATGCGTTGGATCCGAAAGCAATACTGCAGCTTTCTGGTAGTAATAATGTGAATGCCTTTATATTATTCAATATGCTCTCATCGACGAATGAAGACGTCCCTCTGCTTCAGTCGCGTTCCGACTGGAAAGCGCGAGGTGCCGTTCTTGATAGATGGGGCAGTCCAATTCGCATCAAAGTGACAATTTTAAGAGAGAATCCGCGCATCACATCAATTGAACTTAGGAGTATTGGTCCTAATAAATTAGACGAGAATGGTTTAGGAGATGATATTGTTAACCCCGAATTTGTTCTAAAAGGTGTCACCCATTAGCGTGGGCGGTCAAACGCAAAAACAGATTTCCGGCAGCCAGCTCTTCTTCTTTCCTTAAAAGCTGTCTTTGTCTTTGGCCGTTTTGGCGGGCGGCGTTCAAGGCCTGATTCCTTCCTGTCATTTCGGTCGTTGTTGGCGGATGCGGCCTTCCCGCCAGGGAAGGCGATCCGTTCAGTCACCCATCTGGTTCCAGCGTGTCGCGTCCGGCCTGGGTGACAGTCCGGTCGGCGGTGCGTGGACTTTCGTCCCCACATCGCGCACGCCCTCCTCCCGCTTCTCCGGGAGCCAGAAAACATTCAGTGCCAAACCGTGTTCATTCAGTGGGGCATGACTTGTGGCTCGCGTCGCCTTCGGGCTTCGCGTCCATAAACGGTAAACGTAAACGGGTCGTAAACGGATCGGTTCTTGATATTGAGATATTGGCGGGAGGGGTGGAGTTTCTGGCGCAGGGCGCGGACGCTGCGAGTGGAATTTCCGGAAGCGGTCGCTCACGTGATGAACCGGAGTGACCGGCGGGCGCGATTTTTTTGGAGGACGCTGCAAACAACCCGGCGGCTACGACATTATTCGAACCGCACTAAACTTTCGGCATTTCCGGATCGAACGCGTCGGCCCACGCATGAATGCCGCCGGCCACGCTCTTCACGTTCTTGAACCCGTTTTCCTTCAGGAACTGGACCAGCCGCATGGAGCGTCCGCCGGATCGGCAGTGGATGTAATACGTTTCCGTCGGGTCCAGCTCATCGAGGCGCAGTTGCAGTTCGCTCAAGGGGAGAAACATCACGCCGGGGATGTGCGCCGCGGCGTATTCATCGGGTTCGCGGATGTCCACCACCTTGATGCCGAGCGTGCAGTCGTCGAGGGCGTGCTTCATGTCGTGAACGGAAACTTCGTCGGGATGCATGGGGGGTTTGGCGTTGGCCGGCTGGGTGCCGCAGAATTGTTCGTAATCGATCAGTTGCGTGATGGTGGGGTGCTCGCCGCAAATCGGACAGTGGGGGTCCCGGCGCAGCCGCAATTCCCGGAACCGCATTTCCATTGCATCGTAAACGAGCAGCTTCCCGAGCAATGGTGTGCCAATTCCGACTATAAGTTTCAAGATTTCCGTCGCCTGAATGCACCCGATGATGCCCGGTAAAACCCCGAGCACCCCGCCTTCGGCGCAGCTGGGCACGGAACCGGGCGGTGGCGGTTCGGGATACAAACAGCGGTAACACGGGCCGCCCAAATGCGGGGCAAACACGCTCGCCTGGCCCTCGAAACGGAAAATGGAGCCGTAAATGTTGGGCTTTTTGAGCAGCACGCAGGCGTCGTTGGTCAGATAGCGCGTGGGAAAGTTGTCGGTGCCGTCCACCACAATGTCGTAGGGCTGGATGAGATCGAGGGCGTTGGCGCTGGAAATGCGTTCTGGATGCAGCACCACGTTGACATGCGGATTGAGGCGCTGGATGGCGTCCCGGGCGGATTCAGTCTTGGCGCGGCCAACATCGCCGGTGCCGTGCAACAACTGCCGCTGCAGGTTGCTTTCGTCCACGGTGTCAAAGTCCACAATGCCCAACTGGCCGACGCCCGCGGCCGCCAGATACATGAGGATGGGCGAGCCCAGTCCGCCGGCGCCGATGCACAGGACTTTGGCCGAGGAAATTTTCTTTTGTCCCGACAGCCCCACTTCGGGCAGCATGATGTGCCGCGAGTAGCGGCGGATTTCGTCACGAGTCAAATCCATAACCAAGAAGCGTTGCGAACCTAAGTGCAAAAAAAACGGAAAGCAAGTCACGCCGCCCCGCTTCCGGTGACGCGACGGGCCACCGCCGTCGCCCGTTTGGCGGCAACCACGGAAGGGCGGGCGATCCGCCGGGCGGCCGCGTTCATTGCGGCGCAATGCCCGCTGCGGCCGACCCTGGCAATCGTGCTGGGCAGCGGCTTTCACCACGTGGTGGGTGAATTGCAGGTGGAAGCACGGGTGGCGTATCGTCGCCTTCCGGGTTTTCCGCGTCCCACCGTGGCGGGACATGCCGGCGAGCTGTTGCTCGGCAAACTGGGCGGCACGCCGGTCATGGTTCTGAGCGGGCGGGCGCATTATTACGAAGGGCACGCGTTGAGCGTGGTCACGTTCGCGATGCGGGTGCTGGCGGCGTGCGGCGTGCGCGACGTGCTGCTGACCAACGCGGCTGGCGGCCTCAACCGTGCGTTCCGGGCCGGCGACTTCATGGTGCTGACGGACCACATCAATTTCATGGGCGTCAATCCGCTGCGGGGCCCGGCGCTGCCGGACTTGCCGCGTTTTGTTGATCTCACGACCGCCTACGATGCCACGCTGAGCCGGGCTTTGCGGCGCGCCGGCAAGGCCTGCCGGTTGCGGCTGCATCAGGGCGTTTATCTGGCGGTGTCGGGCCCCAGTTACGAGACGCCGGCTGAGATTCGGGCGTTTGCGACCTTGGGCGCGGACGCCGTCGGCATGAGCACGGTGCCCGAGGTGATTGTGGCCCGCCAGGTCGGCCTGCGCGTGGCTGCGGTGTCGTGCATCACCAATCTGGCGGCGGGCCGGACCCGCCAGCCGTTGTCGCATGACGAAGTGCTGGAAACGGCCGAACGTGCGAAATTCGCCGCGGCACAGTTTCTGCGCCATTTTGCTGAAAATTATGCCCAGAACCAAACTTGATCCCCTGATTGAGGCGGCTGCGGCGGCCCGGCAGCGCGCGGTGGCGCCGTATTCGAAGTTCCAGGTGGGGGCGGCAGTGTTGACCCGGCAGGGGGCAATTATTACCGGGGCGAACGTGGAAAGCGCCAGTTACGGGCTGACCTGCTGTGCCGAGCGGGTGGCGCTGTTCAAGGCGTTGACCGAAGGGCATCGCGACTTTGTCGGGGTGGCCGTGGTGGCGCGGGCGCCCGGCGGCCCGATGCCGTGCGGGGCGTGCCGGCAGCTGCTGGCTGAATACGCGCCGCAGGCGGAAGTTCGCGTGGCCGACAGCCGGTCCCTGGGTTCGGTTCGCACGTTTGCCATGGCCGGGCTGCTGCCGGCCGCGTTCCTGAGTGTGCCTCAGAAAGGAACCCCGCGCCGCAAACGGTGAGGTTCGCGATGATGTGTGACGGAAGCATTTGATGAAGCCAAGCGACTTCTTTGTCCTGGATGGCGCGGGCTGGCCGGCCTTGCTGGTGGATGAGGCGGGAACGATTCTTCGTTCCAACGCCGCCGCCGTGCAGTCCTTCGGGCCGGTCATTCAATCGTCCGGCTCACAACTCGCGGTCATCTGGGCGGCGGAAAACCCGCAGCCACCGGCCGGCTTTTTTGCCCACTGGGTCCAGACGCCCACGCCCACCGTCGCGTTGAAATTCAAGTGGAAGGCCGGCGGAGTCGCTTCGCACACGGTGTCGGTCTGCGCCCTGCAAAGTGAAATGCAGCGCTGCTTTCTGCTCCAGCTGCTCGGCGAAACCGCCAACGCCGATGCGCTCGTCGCCCAAAAGCAAAAACTGGACTGCGCGCTGCAACTGGCCCGCACCGTCTCGCTCGACTTCAACAACGCGCTGACCAGCATTCTGGGGCACACCTCGCTGCTCTTGGGAAAGCTGGAAAAGGACAATCCCGTCCGCGCTTCGTTGATGGAGGTGGAAAAATCCGCGGCCCGCGCGGCCGAGATTTCCAATGACCTGGCTTCCTTCAGCCGGCAGGAGAAGGAAACGCGGGCGCAGGCGTCGGGCAACCTCAACGAGCTCGTGCAGCGCTGCGTGGAGGTGTTCCAGCGAAAACCACCGCCGCCGGAAGTGAAATGGGTGTTGCACACGGAACGACGTTTGTTTCAAGCCCGCTTCGACGAAGCCAAGCTGCTGCAGGCGCTCACCAAAGTGGTCGAGAATGCGGTCGAGGCGATCGAGGGTTCCGGGCAAATCGGACTCACCACGCGCAACGTGGAATTGCAGGAGGCCACGAAGGATCGGGGCGTGCACCTGGCCGCCGGCAACTATGTCTGCATCGAGGTCGTGGACACCGGCAAGGGCATCGACCCAGACGTGTTGCCGCGTGTCTTTGAGCCGTTCTTCACCACGAAGCGCAACCACCGCGGGCTGGGGCTCGCCTGGGTTTATGGCATCGTCAGCAATCATGGCGGCGCCGTCGTGATTTCCAGCGCCGCGGGCGGCGGCACGTCCGTGCGGCTCTACCTGCCGGCCGAACAACGGCTGGTGCGGGAAGTCGCCGCGGGCGGCGCGGATTTGCGCGGCACGGAAACCATCCTGCTCGTGGATGACGAAGACCTCGTGCTGACGATGGGGCAGATGATTCTGAGCGAGTATGGTTACAAGGTGGTGACCGCGAATTCCGGCCAGCGGGCCCTGGAAATCCTGACCAAGGGCGAACCGCCCGTGCAGCTGCTGGTGACCGATCTGGTCATGCCCGGCATGAGCGGGCGCGAGCTGATGGAGCAGGCCCGGCAAATTGCCCCGGAAACGCGCATCTTGTGCACCAGCGGCTATGCCTGGCCGGCCAGCCGTGAAGGCGATCCGGCGTATTTGCAAAAGCCCTTCACGAGCCAGGAACTGCTGCTGAAAGTGAAGCACCTGCTGCACTGACTCCGGCCACCGCAAACCGTTTCTTTCCAGTCCACCCGGCCGCGGCCGCGGCCACGCAACGGCCACCCGGGCATTGGTTTCGGCCACCCAACGCATCAGGTCGTCTTGCGGGCTAATTACAGCCCATAGATAATCTTGTTGACTAATTTTAGTCATTTTTATATGCATGGTTCTTATGCAAATAGAGAGTCTTAAAGTTTTCTGCGATCTGACCGAAACGGAGAGCTTCACCAAGGCGGCGCAGATCAACGGCGTCACCCAGTCCGCGGTCAGCCAGCAGATCAGCTCGCTGGAACGCCAGTTCAAGTCGTTGCTGATCGAGCGCAGCAAAAAGAAGTTCCGCCTCACGCGCGAAGGACAGGTGCTCTACGAATACAGCAAGCAGATCATCGGCACCTACGACGCGCTGCACAGCAAGCTGCAGGAGATCAAGGACATCATTTCCGGCACCATTCGCGTGGCGACGATTTATTCGATTGGTCTGCACGACCTGCCGCCCTACGTGAAGCGCTTCCTCAAGTCCTACCCCACGGTCAACATTCACGTGGAATACCGGCGCGCCAACCAGGTTTACGAGGACGTGCTGGGCAACGTCGTCGATCTGGGGCTGGTGGCGTATCCGGTCAAGGACGCGAAGCTCGAAATGGTGCCCATCAAGCGCGATCCGCTGGTGCTCGTGTGCCATCCGCAGCACTCGTTTGCCAAGTTGAAGACGGTCAAATTGAAGACGCTGGCCAACCAGAAGTTCATCGGCTTCGAGCCCGACATTCCGACGCGCAAGGCGATCGACAAGGCGCTGCGCGAACATGGCATCGAGGTGAACCACGTCATGGAGTTCGACAACATCGAGACGGTGAAGCGCGCGGTGGAAATCGACGCGGGCGTGGCCATTGTGCCGCAGAGCACGATCGTGCAGGAGGTGCAGAAGCAGACCCTGGTGGCCATTGCCCTCGATGACGGCGAAATGTATCGGCCGCTCGCGGCGATTTACAAAAAGACGAAAGTGCTTTCGCCGGCCATGCGGCAGTTCATCTCGATTCTGAAAGA
This region includes:
- a CDS encoding LysR family transcriptional regulator, producing the protein MQIESLKVFCDLTETESFTKAAQINGVTQSAVSQQISSLERQFKSLLIERSKKKFRLTREGQVLYEYSKQIIGTYDALHSKLQEIKDIISGTIRVATIYSIGLHDLPPYVKRFLKSYPTVNIHVEYRRANQVYEDVLGNVVDLGLVAYPVKDAKLEMVPIKRDPLVLVCHPQHSFAKLKTVKLKTLANQKFIGFEPDIPTRKAIDKALREHGIEVNHVMEFDNIETVKRAVEIDAGVAIVPQSTIVQEVQKQTLVAIALDDGEMYRPLAAIYKKTKVLSPAMRQFISILKEESK
- a CDS encoding ATP-binding protein — its product is MKPSDFFVLDGAGWPALLVDEAGTILRSNAAAVQSFGPVIQSSGSQLAVIWAAENPQPPAGFFAHWVQTPTPTVALKFKWKAGGVASHTVSVCALQSEMQRCFLLQLLGETANADALVAQKQKLDCALQLARTVSLDFNNALTSILGHTSLLLGKLEKDNPVRASLMEVEKSAARAAEISNDLASFSRQEKETRAQASGNLNELVQRCVEVFQRKPPPPEVKWVLHTERRLFQARFDEAKLLQALTKVVENAVEAIEGSGQIGLTTRNVELQEATKDRGVHLAAGNYVCIEVVDTGKGIDPDVLPRVFEPFFTTKRNHRGLGLAWVYGIVSNHGGAVVISSAAGGGTSVRLYLPAEQRLVREVAAGGADLRGTETILLVDDEDLVLTMGQMILSEYGYKVVTANSGQRALEILTKGEPPVQLLVTDLVMPGMSGRELMEQARQIAPETRILCTSGYAWPASREGDPAYLQKPFTSQELLLKVKHLLH
- a CDS encoding cytidine deaminase, with product MPRTKLDPLIEAAAAARQRAVAPYSKFQVGAAVLTRQGAIITGANVESASYGLTCCAERVALFKALTEGHRDFVGVAVVARAPGGPMPCGACRQLLAEYAPQAEVRVADSRSLGSVRTFAMAGLLPAAFLSVPQKGTPRRKR
- a CDS encoding purine-nucleoside phosphorylase; this encodes MRRAAAFIAAQCPLRPTLAIVLGSGFHHVVGELQVEARVAYRRLPGFPRPTVAGHAGELLLGKLGGTPVMVLSGRAHYYEGHALSVVTFAMRVLAACGVRDVLLTNAAGGLNRAFRAGDFMVLTDHINFMGVNPLRGPALPDLPRFVDLTTAYDATLSRALRRAGKACRLRLHQGVYLAVSGPSYETPAEIRAFATLGADAVGMSTVPEVIVARQVGLRVAAVSCITNLAAGRTRQPLSHDEVLETAERAKFAAAQFLRHFAENYAQNQT
- the moeB gene encoding molybdopterin-synthase adenylyltransferase MoeB; protein product: MDLTRDEIRRYSRHIMLPEVGLSGQKKISSAKVLCIGAGGLGSPILMYLAAAGVGQLGIVDFDTVDESNLQRQLLHGTGDVGRAKTESARDAIQRLNPHVNVVLHPERISSANALDLIQPYDIVVDGTDNFPTRYLTNDACVLLKKPNIYGSIFRFEGQASVFAPHLGGPCYRCLYPEPPPPGSVPSCAEGGVLGVLPGIIGCIQATEILKLIVGIGTPLLGKLLVYDAMEMRFRELRLRRDPHCPICGEHPTITQLIDYEQFCGTQPANAKPPMHPDEVSVHDMKHALDDCTLGIKVVDIREPDEYAAAHIPGVMFLPLSELQLRLDELDPTETYYIHCRSGGRSMRLVQFLKENGFKNVKSVAGGIHAWADAFDPEMPKV